One Helianthus annuus cultivar XRQ/B chromosome 12, HanXRQr2.0-SUNRISE, whole genome shotgun sequence genomic region harbors:
- the LOC110893444 gene encoding probable serine/threonine-protein phosphatase 2A regulatory subunit B'' subunit TON2: MPSMLWVRNLRRYIRSDASLGSEARMEHETRRILLNMYKEKHCKSAEASIIPSFYKKKPEDGSISHTVRRLAKYRFLKKQSNILLNADDLDSLWLCLRENCLVDEISGSVKVNYEDFCQIASLCTEQIGPKCRRFFSPSNFMKFEKDESGRIAILSFYLYVMRTVSLTQARIDMSELDEDSDGFLQPYEMEAYIRGLIPNLAQLCDMPAEFVQMYCHIATHKFFFFCDPSRRGKACIKKILLSNCLQELMELHQESEVEAADTEQTENWFSLASTQRICDMFIDLDKDANGTISDEELQGYADGTLTEIFIQRAFDEHVRHGKTVIGLAWEMDFESFLDFVLALENKDTPEGLTYIFKCLDLQGKGYLTAADIHILFRDVREKWIQVGNYELCTEDVRDEIWDMVKPVDPLRITLPDMLQCKQGGTIASMLIDVRGFWAHDNRENLLQEEGESFDINGAV; the protein is encoded by the exons ATGCCTTCCATGTTGTGGGTTCGTAACCTTCGCCGGTACATCAGATCGGATGCCAGTCTTGGATCTGAAGCCAGAATGG agcATGAAACAAGAAGAATCCTGCTTAATATGTACAAAGAGAAGCATTGTAAGAGTGCCGAAGCGAGCATAATCCCAAGTTTCTATAAGAAG AAACCTGAGGATGGTTCCATCAGCCACACGGTTCGGAGGCTGGCAAAATATCGTTTTCTGAAG AAGCAATCAAACATTTTGCTAAACGCTGATGACCTGGATTCCCTGTGGCTTTGCTTAAGAGAAaattgtttggttgatgaaatCAGTGGTTCTGTAAAG GTGAATTATGAAGACTTTTGCCAAATTGCATCTCTATGTACAGAACAAATTGGCCCAAAGTGTCGTCGTTTCTTCAGTCCTTCAAATTTTATGAAGTTTGAAAAGGATGAATCAGGAAGAATTGCGATTCTATCCTTTTATCTGTATGTAATGCGCACG GTTTCTCTTACACAAGCAAGAATTGATATGAGTGAGCTTGATGAGGATTCAGATGGGTTTCTACAACCTTAT GAAATGGAGGCTTATATCAGAGGTCTCATTCCTAACTTGGCTCAGCTTTGTGACATGCCTGCCGAATTCGTTCAAATGTATTGCCACATAGCCACTCACAAATTCTTCTTTTTTTGTGATCCGAGCAGGCGAG GGAAGGCTTGCATAAAGAAGATTTTGCTCAGTAATTGTCTACAAGAACTAATGGAACTGCATCAA GAGAGTGAAGTAGAAGCTGCCGATACTGAGCAGACTGAGAACTGGTTTTCACTAGCATCTACACAACGTATATGTG ATATGTTTATTGACCTTGATAAAGATGCAAACGGGACAATAAGTGACGAGGAACTTCAAGGATACGCAGATGGAACACTAACAGAGATATTTATCCAGAGAG CTTTTGACGAGCATGTTCGCCATGGCAAAACTGTTATTGGGCTTGCTTGGGAGATGGACTTTGAGAGTTTTCTTGATTTTGTTCTTGCCCTCGAAAACAAAGATACACCCGAGGGATTAACATACATATTCAAGTGCCTTGATCTGCAAGGAAAGGGATACCTAACAGCAGCCGATATACATATTCTATTTAG GGACGTGCGTGAAAAATGGATCCAGGTAGGAAATTATGAACTATGCACAGAAGATGTGAGGGACGAAATATGGGATATGGTGAAACCAGTTGATCCATTAAGAATCACACTTCCTGATATGTTACAATGCAAACAAGGTGGGACGATTGCTAGTATGCTTATAGATGTACGTGGGTTTTGGGCTCATGACAACCGAGAAAACCTTCTTCAAGAGGAGGGAGAATCGTTTGATATTAATGGTGCGGTCTAG